A stretch of Henckelia pumila isolate YLH828 chromosome 4, ASM3356847v2, whole genome shotgun sequence DNA encodes these proteins:
- the LOC140861363 gene encoding uncharacterized protein: protein MAANSQQFGTNRSDPAPRKSNEVKISSLEQQLSELKSLVRHMAVGNGQIARVCGICTQVGHATDMCPTLQEGSAEQVNAAGGFPGPPQQKYDPYSNTYNPGWRDRPNLRYGNPPDTRTSIQNLNTQMGQLAAAISKLEAQNSSRLPSQTVVNPKENVSAITLRSGKELQIQDGLVKETVETEREKESKVKEREPIPKEAPRGKFHPLSEYKPVAPFPLALKDSRKNEGIKELYETFRRCEVSAVIQRKVPTKCKDPGMFSIPCQKGGVQLDTAMLDLGAYINVMPYSVYAFLNLGPLNETDIVIQMADRSTIFPRGLLEDVLVEVGDLVFPADFYVLDMKSKELNSPILLGRPFLKTSKSIIDVDNGNLTMEFDGKIAKFDIFDTLKIPARESVVNILVTPAEISTAENFFSDMQALKTATKCPPDNTKRMPMRKEKRGQGASTSKKLTQQMLGTKFSGKCFKWVKVDKGTKFKPP from the exons atggctgccaattctcagcaatttggcaccaacagaagtGATCCTGCACCAAGGAAGAGTAacgaggtaaaaatttcttcccttgaacaacaactgaGCGAACTGAagtctcttgtgcgtcatatggctgtagggaatggacagattGCAAGGGTATGTGGAATTTGCACTCAAGTgggacatgcaactgacatgtgtcccactctTCAAGAGGGATCTGCGGAGCAAGTCAATGCAGCAGGAGGATTTCCAGGGCCACCTCAGCAGAAGTATGATCCTTACTCtaacacatacaatccaggtTGGAGGGATCGTCCAAACCTCAGATATGGCAATCCTCCG GACACCAGGACGAGcatccaaaacttaaatacCCAAATGGGGCAGCTCGCTGCAGCAATTAGCAAGTTGGAAGCACAAAATTCCAGCCGTTTGCCTTCACAAACAGTGGTGAATCCGAAGGAGAACGTGAGTGCTATCactttgaggagtggaaaggagCTGCAGATTCAAGACGGATTGGTCAAAGAAACGGTAGAGACTGAAAGGGAAAAAGAATCTAAGGTGAAGGAGCGTGAGCCCATTCCTAAAGAAGCACCGAGAGGTAAGTTTCATCCTTTGTCTGAGTATAAACctgtagccccttttcccttagctttAAAGGACTCTAGGAAAAATGAGGGGATAAAGGAGctttatgaaacttttcgtagatgcgaG gtTTCTGCCGTTATTCAAAGAAAGGTacctacaaaatgcaaggacccaGGTATGTTCTCGATTCCATGTCAAAAAGGAGGTGTTCAGCTTGATACGGCCatgctagatttaggagcatATATTAACGTAATgccatactctgtttatgctttCTTAAATCTTGGGCCTTTGAATGAAACTGATATTGTTATCCAAATGGCTGATCGATCTACTATTTTTCCAAGGGGTTTGTTAGAAGATGTTTTAGTAGAAGTTGGTGACTTGGTCTTTCCTGCTGATTTCTATGTTCTTGACATGAAAAGTAAGGAAttgaatagtcctattttgttaggaagaccatttttgaaaacttctaaGTCTATCATAGATGTTGATAACGGTAATCTCACGATGGAATTCGATGGAAAAATTgctaaatttgatatttttgataccctgaAAATTCCTGCCcgtgaaagtgttgttaatatTCTTGTAACACCTGCTGAAATTTCTACTGCTGAAAACTTTTTCTCTGATATGCAGGCACTAAAAACTGCGACAAAATGTCCTCCTGATAACACGAAAAGGATGCCCATGAGAAAAGAGAAACGGGGTCAAGGAGCTAGCACCTCCAAGAAATTGACGCAGCAAATGCTTGGGACAAAATTTTCTGGAAAATGTTTTAAatgggtgaaggtggacaaaGGAACCAAATTTAAACCACCCTGA